A genomic window from Massilia sp. METH4 includes:
- the gspK gene encoding type II secretion system minor pseudopilin GspK, whose translation MKRGLKRQRGVAVVTALLLTTLAVTIVASLFWQQQVQVRSVENQRLHLQTRWILRGALDWARLILRQDGLDNPSVTRADGVWATPLAETRLDQYVERERVEGEDYDATLQGQIVDAQSRYNLSNLADRAGAIDQKETRAFQQLLTLLQLDGNLAQAAAQQVAKAAQAKAQQGSSAPMPVQRLEDLLVAGFPQAAVERLREYVVVLPRGQGVNLNTAPAEVIAALFEGMPLSEAQSAVTRRKGAPIMNAADIAGSHAVLGLAAARSDYFLVLSQVRLDRAALESWALIKRESQQDGYRTSLVWIREI comes from the coding sequence ATGAAGCGTGGCCTGAAGCGCCAGCGCGGCGTCGCCGTCGTTACCGCGCTGCTCCTCACGACGCTGGCGGTGACGATCGTGGCGAGCCTGTTCTGGCAGCAGCAGGTGCAGGTGCGCTCGGTGGAAAACCAGCGCTTGCACCTGCAGACGCGCTGGATCCTGCGCGGCGCGCTGGACTGGGCGCGGCTGATCCTGCGGCAGGATGGCCTGGACAACCCGAGCGTCACGCGTGCCGATGGGGTATGGGCCACGCCGCTGGCGGAAACGCGCCTCGATCAATACGTGGAGCGCGAACGGGTCGAAGGCGAGGACTACGACGCGACATTGCAGGGCCAGATTGTCGATGCGCAGTCGCGTTACAATCTGTCGAATCTGGCCGACCGGGCCGGCGCGATCGACCAGAAGGAAACCAGGGCGTTCCAGCAGTTGCTGACCTTGTTGCAGCTGGACGGCAACCTGGCGCAGGCGGCGGCGCAGCAGGTGGCGAAGGCGGCGCAGGCCAAGGCGCAGCAGGGAAGCAGTGCGCCGATGCCGGTGCAGCGCCTGGAAGACTTGCTGGTGGCGGGCTTCCCGCAGGCCGCCGTCGAACGCTTGCGCGAATACGTGGTCGTGCTGCCGCGCGGCCAGGGCGTGAATCTGAATACCGCGCCGGCCGAGGTGATCGCGGCGCTCTTCGAGGGCATGCCGCTGTCCGAAGCGCAGTCGGCGGTCACCAGGCGGAAGGGAGCGCCGATCATGAATGCCGCCGACATCGCGGGCAGCCATGCCGTACTGGGGCTGGCAGCCGCGCGCAGCGACTACTTCCTGGTGCTGAGCCAGGTGCGACTGGATCGGGCCGCGCTCGAATCATGGGCGCTGATCAAGCGCGAGTCCCAGCAGGACGGATATCGGACCAGCCTCGTGTGGATCCGGGAAATCTAA
- a CDS encoding prepilin-type N-terminal cleavage/methylation domain-containing protein — MKQRGFTLIELLVAITVLAIVAVLGWRGLDSILRSRTSLTQQMEHTRGIQLSFAQMQNDLEQLASRDDLAQRKNLQADNQRLVFVRTQSPDHGPTQLVVVSYRLRDGVLTRRESAATRDLAQLDVLWQVATADSDPGPSVALQAGVSSMNVRLWVNGAWVAPSNGSSTGSTGSTTNADPTGLEMSLQLTNEPNPMVKVLLLGDA; from the coding sequence ATGAAGCAGCGCGGATTCACGCTCATCGAACTGCTTGTGGCCATCACCGTGCTGGCCATCGTGGCCGTGCTGGGCTGGCGCGGGCTGGACAGCATCCTGCGCTCGCGCACTTCGCTGACGCAGCAAATGGAACACACGCGCGGCATCCAGCTTTCGTTCGCGCAAATGCAGAACGACCTGGAGCAGCTGGCCAGCCGGGATGATCTCGCGCAGCGCAAGAACCTGCAGGCGGACAACCAGCGGCTCGTGTTCGTGCGCACGCAGTCGCCCGATCATGGTCCCACGCAGCTGGTAGTGGTCAGCTACCGCCTGCGCGACGGCGTGCTGACGCGGCGCGAATCGGCAGCCACGCGCGACCTGGCGCAGCTCGACGTGCTGTGGCAGGTTGCCACGGCCGACTCCGACCCCGGGCCAAGCGTCGCCCTGCAGGCCGGCGTGTCGAGCATGAACGTGCGCCTGTGGGTAAACGGTGCCTGGGTCGCGCCATCGAACGGCAGCAGCACCGGCAGCACGGGCAGCACGACCAACGCTGACCCGACCGGGCTGGAAATGTCGCTGCAATTGACGAACGAACCGAACCCGATGGTGAAGGTACTGCTGCTGGGGGATGCATGA
- the gspH gene encoding type II secretion system minor pseudopilin GspH: MRQRGFTLIELLVVLVIIGLTLGLVTMNAAPSQRQAMQQEAQRVALLLQLARDEAIVRNRPIAFEANGQGYRFLVRDGREWKTLPQDDMLREREFKRTPMTLLLDPPTNLPGAPLRIVFGREPVDRPFVLTLAHGDIRSAVRADGIGHFTVE; encoded by the coding sequence ATGCGCCAGCGCGGCTTCACCCTCATCGAGCTGCTTGTCGTGCTGGTCATCATCGGCCTGACGCTGGGCCTGGTGACGATGAACGCCGCGCCATCGCAGCGGCAGGCCATGCAGCAGGAAGCGCAGCGCGTGGCCCTGCTGCTGCAGCTGGCGCGTGACGAGGCGATCGTGCGCAACCGGCCGATCGCCTTCGAGGCCAACGGCCAGGGCTACCGTTTCCTGGTGCGCGATGGCCGCGAATGGAAGACACTGCCGCAAGACGACATGCTGCGCGAACGCGAATTCAAGCGTACCCCGATGACCCTGCTGCTCGATCCCCCCACCAACCTGCCCGGCGCGCCGCTGCGCATCGTGTTCGGCCGCGAACCGGTCGACCGGCCGTTCGTGTTGACGCTGGCCCATGGCGATATCCGCAGCGCGGTCCGGGCCGACGGCATCGGCCACTTCACGGTCGAGTGA
- the gspI gene encoding type II secretion system minor pseudopilin GspI has protein sequence MNRKAQGFTLLEVLVALFIVGTALVAALQAIGSLTRNSEGLRTNMMATWSAENRLVQIRLAKTFPSVGKTSFACPQGDLQLQCEEEVILSPNPLLRRVEVSVYDTAHPERRIIKLVQLVLKQI, from the coding sequence ATGAACCGCAAGGCACAAGGCTTCACGCTGCTCGAAGTGCTGGTGGCGCTGTTCATCGTGGGCACCGCGCTGGTCGCGGCGCTGCAGGCGATCGGCAGCCTCACGCGCAACAGCGAAGGCCTGCGCACGAACATGATGGCCACCTGGTCGGCCGAAAACCGCCTGGTGCAGATCCGCCTCGCCAAGACCTTCCCCTCGGTCGGCAAGACCTCGTTCGCCTGCCCGCAGGGCGACCTGCAACTGCAGTGCGAGGAGGAAGTGATCCTGTCGCCCAACCCGCTGCTGCGGCGCGTGGAGGTGTCGGTCTACGACACGGCCCATCCCGAGCGCCGCATCATCAAGCTGGTACAGCTGGTGCTCAAGCAGATATGA
- the gspM gene encoding type II secretion system protein GspM: MSGLAGARASAAAFWGARTEQERRFLTVGGIVVGLALVYAVLIDPALTSRERLRKELPQLRQEAAQMQALATQAAQLGARPPVQVQPLSREALNAALAARGLTAQNLTVTGDYVKVEFKGVQFAGLVTWLDAARREERLAVQEAKIGAAEGKGEGAGLVDAALTLRQEAGNR, translated from the coding sequence ATGAGTGGACTGGCTGGCGCGCGCGCCTCGGCCGCGGCGTTCTGGGGCGCGCGCACCGAACAGGAACGCCGCTTCCTCACGGTGGGCGGCATCGTCGTCGGCCTGGCGCTGGTGTATGCGGTGCTGATCGACCCGGCATTGACGAGCCGCGAACGGCTGCGCAAGGAATTGCCCCAGCTGCGCCAGGAAGCCGCGCAAATGCAGGCCCTGGCTACGCAGGCCGCGCAACTGGGCGCGCGGCCGCCCGTGCAGGTGCAGCCGCTGTCGCGCGAAGCCTTGAACGCCGCGCTGGCCGCGCGCGGCCTGACGGCGCAGAACCTGACCGTGACGGGTGACTACGTGAAGGTCGAATTCAAGGGCGTGCAGTTCGCCGGCCTCGTCACCTGGCTCGATGCCGCGCGGCGCGAAGAACGGCTGGCGGTGCAGGAGGCGAAGATCGGTGCCGCCGAGGGCAAGGGCGAGGGCGCGGGCCTCGTCGACGCGGCCCTGACGTTGCGCCAGGAGGCGGGCAACCGATGA
- a CDS encoding rhodanese-like domain-containing protein encodes MKFIIDHIFLVGIAVLSGGALLWPALAQRGKKASPQQVTLLINRAKATIVDVRDAAAFGEGHLPDAKNIPLAELAKRSGELEKFKNRTAIVVCQKGTRAYGAAKILEKAGFADVVVLDGGIEAWKAQGLPITK; translated from the coding sequence GTGAAATTCATCATCGACCATATTTTTCTCGTCGGCATCGCGGTGCTGTCGGGCGGTGCATTGCTGTGGCCGGCGCTTGCGCAGCGGGGTAAAAAGGCATCCCCGCAGCAGGTCACGCTGTTGATAAACCGAGCCAAAGCCACCATTGTGGACGTACGCGACGCTGCCGCTTTCGGTGAAGGCCACCTGCCGGATGCGAAGAATATCCCGCTGGCCGAGTTGGCCAAGCGCAGCGGCGAGCTGGAAAAATTCAAGAACCGGACGGCCATCGTCGTCTGCCAAAAAGGGACGCGCGCCTACGGCGCCGCGAAGATTCTGGAAAAGGCGGGGTTTGCCGATGTGGTCGTCCTGGACGGCGGCATCGAAGCGTGGAAAGCCCAGGGGCTGCCGATCACCAAATAA
- a CDS encoding HesA/MoeB/ThiF family protein: MNDEQLLRYSRHILLDEIGIEGQQKLLAARVLVIGAGGLGSPAALYLASAGVGRLTIVDDDDVDLTNLQRQIAHTTARVGQPKALSAKESIAAINPDVQVEALIERVDDARLAELVAGSDVVLDCTDNFKTRHAVNRACVAARVPLVSGAVIRFDGQVSVFDPRNEAAPCYSCLFPQDQAFEDVACSTMGVFAPLVGVVGAMQAAEALKLVMGTGTSLAGRLLMLDGLRMEWTSIGVGRAAGCPVCGH; this comes from the coding sequence ATGAACGACGAACAGCTGCTGCGCTACTCCCGCCACATCCTGCTCGACGAGATTGGCATCGAGGGGCAACAGAAGCTCCTCGCGGCGCGGGTCCTGGTGATCGGCGCCGGCGGCCTGGGCTCCCCGGCCGCGCTGTACCTGGCCTCGGCCGGGGTCGGCCGCCTGACCATCGTTGACGACGACGATGTCGACCTCACCAACCTGCAGCGCCAGATCGCCCACACCACGGCGCGCGTCGGCCAGCCCAAGGCCCTGTCGGCCAAGGAATCGATCGCCGCGATCAACCCGGACGTGCAGGTGGAAGCGCTGATCGAGCGCGTCGACGATGCCCGCCTGGCCGAACTGGTGGCCGGCAGCGACGTGGTCCTCGACTGCACCGACAACTTCAAGACCCGCCATGCCGTCAACCGCGCCTGCGTGGCGGCGCGCGTGCCGCTCGTTTCCGGCGCCGTGATCCGCTTCGACGGGCAGGTCAGCGTGTTCGACCCGCGCAACGAGGCGGCGCCGTGCTATTCCTGCCTGTTCCCGCAGGACCAGGCGTTCGAGGACGTGGCGTGCTCCACCATGGGCGTGTTCGCCCCCCTCGTCGGCGTCGTTGGCGCCATGCAGGCGGCCGAGGCCCTGAAGCTCGTGATGGGCACCGGCACCTCGCTGGCAGGCCGGCTGCTGATGCTCGACGGCTTGCGCATGGAGTGGACCAGCATCGGCGTCGGCCGCGCCGCCGGCTGCCCCGTCTGCGGCCATTGA
- the grxC gene encoding glutaredoxin 3 — translation MTAQVTMYTTAVCPYCIRAERLLESKGIKNIDKIRVDLDPAQRQVMMQKTGRRTVPQIYVGDTHVGGFDDLYALDQAGRLDPLLNG, via the coding sequence ATGACCGCTCAAGTAACGATGTACACCACCGCCGTGTGCCCATATTGCATTCGTGCCGAACGGCTGTTGGAAAGCAAGGGCATCAAGAACATCGACAAGATCCGCGTCGACCTCGACCCGGCCCAGCGCCAGGTGATGATGCAGAAGACCGGCCGCCGCACCGTGCCGCAGATCTACGTGGGCGATACCCACGTGGGCGGCTTCGATGACCTGTACGCGCTGGACCAGGCCGGCCGCCTCGATCCGCTGCTGAACGGCTGA
- the gspG gene encoding type II secretion system major pseudopilin GspG — MKKGLPSPRRARGFTLIEIMVVVVIMGVLAALVVPKLLARTGESKVAAAKVDIATIMQSLKLYKLDNTRYPTTEQGLQALLTKPTTGPAANGWKEGGYLEKMPKDPWGFQYQYLSPGVKGEVDVFSLGADGQVGGTGEDADIGSWEN; from the coding sequence ATGAAAAAAGGTCTCCCATCCCCGCGCCGTGCGCGTGGTTTCACCCTCATCGAAATCATGGTGGTCGTTGTCATCATGGGCGTGCTGGCCGCGCTCGTGGTGCCCAAGCTGCTCGCGCGCACCGGCGAATCGAAGGTGGCCGCGGCCAAGGTCGATATCGCGACGATCATGCAATCGTTGAAACTGTATAAGCTCGACAACACCCGTTACCCGACCACCGAGCAGGGCCTGCAGGCGCTGCTGACCAAGCCCACCACCGGGCCGGCTGCCAACGGCTGGAAGGAAGGCGGCTACCTGGAAAAGATGCCGAAGGATCCCTGGGGCTTCCAGTACCAGTACCTGTCGCCGGGCGTGAAGGGCGAAGTGGACGTGTTCTCGCTGGGCGCCGACGGCCAGGTGGGCGGCACGGGCGAGGATGCCGACATCGGCTCCTGGGAAAACTAA
- a CDS encoding peptidoglycan DD-metalloendopeptidase family protein, whose protein sequence is MLGIAAALAFGGGDALAAAKQTNRSKQKAAAEAERIALQQKLNALKRDIGQTESAREDAADTLAESEEAISNANRQLRELAAETATTNEKIAALSAERERLAATIAAQKAQLAKLLREQYVAGNEDRIKLLLSGDNPNRINRDLQLMSYVSQKQAQLIEALRTNLAAVETNQAEAQNARDELVEIAEEERQQKAVLEQQKAKHAALVANLSQKLDTQRKEAGRIERDEQRMGALVNRLNKLIEEQARAAAAEKARQERLAAERAAKAKAEAEARALAAAKAKAERERLARESKAHDKAHDKAQKAEPKIAQKPETRPEPKLEPKQESKQESKQDTRIAQREPAKPEPRDEGAARPSDVALAPAAPAGAFASLKGQMRAPVSGRVAARFGTKRGDGPGWKGMFILASEGTEIRSVAQGRVVFADWLRGFGNLIIVDHGGQYMSIYGNNQSLLKRVGDVVKAGDVIAAAGNSGGNEESGLYFELRHQGRAFDPAGWVKF, encoded by the coding sequence ATGCTCGGCATTGCCGCGGCGCTGGCTTTCGGCGGGGGCGATGCCCTCGCCGCCGCCAAACAAACCAACCGCAGCAAGCAGAAGGCCGCCGCCGAGGCGGAACGCATCGCGCTGCAACAGAAACTCAATGCCCTGAAGCGCGACATCGGCCAGACCGAGAGTGCGCGCGAGGATGCGGCCGACACGCTGGCCGAGTCCGAAGAAGCGATCTCGAACGCCAACCGCCAGTTGCGCGAGCTGGCTGCCGAGACCGCGACAACGAATGAAAAGATCGCCGCGCTGTCCGCCGAACGCGAGCGGCTGGCCGCTACCATCGCCGCCCAGAAGGCGCAGTTGGCGAAACTGCTGCGCGAGCAGTACGTGGCCGGCAACGAGGACCGCATCAAGCTGCTGCTCTCCGGCGACAACCCGAACCGCATCAATCGCGACCTGCAATTGATGTCCTATGTATCGCAGAAACAGGCGCAGCTGATCGAAGCGCTGCGCACCAACCTTGCGGCCGTGGAAACGAACCAGGCTGAAGCACAGAATGCCCGCGACGAGCTGGTGGAGATCGCCGAGGAAGAGCGCCAGCAGAAAGCGGTGCTGGAACAGCAGAAGGCCAAACACGCCGCGCTGGTGGCGAACCTGTCGCAAAAACTCGATACGCAGCGCAAGGAAGCGGGCCGCATCGAGCGCGACGAGCAGCGCATGGGGGCGCTGGTGAACCGGCTGAACAAGCTGATCGAGGAGCAGGCCCGCGCCGCCGCCGCCGAAAAGGCAAGGCAGGAACGCCTGGCGGCCGAGCGCGCGGCGAAAGCGAAGGCCGAGGCGGAAGCGCGGGCACTGGCCGCGGCGAAGGCCAAGGCCGAACGCGAGCGGCTGGCGCGCGAGAGCAAGGCGCACGACAAGGCGCACGACAAGGCGCAGAAGGCCGAGCCGAAGATCGCGCAAAAGCCCGAGACCAGGCCCGAACCGAAGCTGGAGCCGAAGCAGGAATCGAAGCAAGAGTCGAAGCAAGACACTCGGATCGCGCAGCGTGAGCCGGCGAAACCGGAACCGCGCGACGAAGGCGCGGCCCGGCCGTCCGACGTGGCGCTGGCGCCGGCGGCGCCGGCCGGCGCCTTCGCCAGCCTGAAAGGGCAGATGCGTGCCCCGGTCTCCGGACGGGTCGCGGCACGCTTCGGCACCAAGCGCGGCGATGGCCCGGGCTGGAAAGGCATGTTCATCCTGGCCAGCGAAGGCACCGAGATCCGCAGCGTGGCTCAGGGCCGCGTGGTGTTCGCCGACTGGCTGCGCGGCTTCGGTAACCTGATCATCGTCGACCATGGCGGCCAGTACATGAGCATCTATGGCAACAACCAGTCGCTGCTCAAGCGCGTGGGGGACGTGGTGAAGGCCGGCGACGTGATCGCGGCGGCCGGCAACAGCGGTGGCAACGAGGAATCGGGTTTATACTTCGAGCTGCGTCATCAGGGCCGGGCGTTCGATCCGGCCGGGTGGGTGAAGTTCTGA
- the gpmA gene encoding 2,3-diphosphoglycerate-dependent phosphoglycerate mutase, whose protein sequence is MYKIVFMRHGESTWNLENRFTGWTDVDLTEKGVKEAKAAGEVLKKEGYTFDLCYTSVLKRAIRTLWLTLDEMDLMYLPVKNDWRLNERHYGALQGLDKAETAAKFGDAQVLVWRRSYDTPPPALEEGDDRASFNDPRYAGLPKEQIPLTECLKDTVARVLPAWNEEIAPQIKAGKQILISAHGNSLRALIKMLDNISDEEIVGLNIPNGQPLVYELDEDLKPIRHYYLGDADAIAAAQAAVANQGKAK, encoded by the coding sequence ATGTACAAAATTGTTTTCATGCGTCATGGTGAGTCCACGTGGAATCTCGAGAATCGCTTCACCGGCTGGACCGACGTCGACCTGACCGAGAAAGGCGTGAAGGAAGCCAAGGCCGCCGGCGAAGTGCTGAAAAAGGAAGGCTACACGTTCGACCTGTGCTACACCTCGGTGCTCAAGCGCGCGATCCGCACGCTGTGGCTGACGCTCGATGAAATGGACCTGATGTACCTGCCCGTCAAGAACGACTGGCGCCTGAACGAGCGTCACTACGGCGCCCTGCAGGGCCTGGACAAGGCCGAGACGGCCGCCAAGTTCGGCGACGCGCAAGTGCTGGTCTGGCGCCGCAGCTACGACACGCCGCCGCCCGCGTTGGAAGAAGGCGATGACCGCGCGTCGTTCAATGACCCGCGCTACGCCGGCCTGCCGAAGGAACAGATTCCGCTGACCGAATGCCTGAAGGACACCGTGGCCCGCGTGCTGCCGGCATGGAACGAGGAAATCGCGCCGCAGATCAAGGCCGGCAAGCAGATCCTGATCTCTGCCCACGGCAACAGCCTGCGCGCGCTGATCAAGATGCTGGACAATATCAGCGACGAGGAAATCGTCGGCCTGAACATTCCGAACGGCCAGCCGCTCGTGTATGAGCTGGACGAAGACCTGAAGCCGATCCGTCACTATTACCTGGGCGACGCGGATGCGATCGCCGCCGCGCAGGCAGCCGTGGCCAACCAGGGCAAGGCCAAGTAA
- the gspL gene encoding type II secretion system protein GspL, with the protein MTTLYISYPARAAAADAGSTCTYAQVGDGGNIMQQGAGALGKLGDLVSASRKVVLLLAAADVTLLRVAVPPLSGARLKAAVPNLVEEHLLGDPADCVFALGPPQAGSTERTVAVVQRAWLDVLVKALVQQGARAVTAMPAQLCLPLAPGGVSAALVNDEGGLELALRTGQYEGMGLALPAQPEAALQAVRALAGEAPVTLYVPAAQRAQYDALLPTVAGVTLEEEHWAHRVAAAKAVQLDLAAGLAAASGARAQAWKRWRWPLRLALLAVLVNIVALNVEWLRMKREADVLRQSMVQIFRGAYPNEKVVLDPAAQMRANIARAKAGSGATAPDEFTALAAAFGEALGALPRRDIVAGLEYRERALVVRLKPGSVDGTALQQIQAQLAPRGVAVTETGSGVWQLRGSGKS; encoded by the coding sequence TTGACGACACTCTACATAAGCTATCCGGCCCGCGCGGCGGCGGCCGATGCCGGCTCCACGTGCACGTATGCGCAGGTGGGCGATGGCGGCAACATCATGCAGCAGGGCGCCGGCGCCCTGGGCAAGCTGGGCGACCTCGTCTCCGCGAGCCGCAAGGTGGTGCTGCTGCTGGCAGCGGCCGACGTGACCCTGCTGCGCGTGGCGGTGCCGCCGCTTTCCGGTGCCCGGCTGAAGGCAGCCGTTCCCAACCTGGTCGAGGAGCATCTGCTGGGCGATCCGGCCGATTGCGTGTTCGCGCTCGGTCCGCCGCAGGCCGGCAGCACGGAACGCACGGTGGCCGTGGTGCAGCGCGCCTGGCTCGACGTGCTGGTGAAGGCGCTGGTGCAGCAGGGCGCCCGCGCGGTGACCGCCATGCCGGCGCAACTGTGCCTGCCGCTCGCACCCGGTGGCGTGTCCGCCGCGCTCGTCAACGACGAGGGCGGCCTGGAGCTGGCCCTGCGCACAGGCCAGTACGAGGGCATGGGCCTGGCGCTGCCGGCGCAACCGGAAGCGGCGCTGCAAGCCGTGCGCGCGCTGGCCGGTGAAGCGCCCGTCACACTGTACGTGCCGGCCGCGCAGCGCGCGCAGTATGACGCGCTGCTGCCCACCGTGGCGGGCGTCACGCTGGAAGAAGAGCATTGGGCGCACCGGGTCGCCGCTGCCAAGGCGGTGCAACTCGACCTGGCGGCCGGGCTGGCCGCCGCGAGCGGCGCGCGCGCCCAGGCGTGGAAGCGCTGGCGCTGGCCGCTGCGCCTCGCGCTGCTGGCGGTACTGGTCAATATCGTGGCCCTGAACGTGGAATGGCTGCGCATGAAGCGCGAGGCCGATGTGCTGCGCCAGTCGATGGTGCAAATCTTCCGCGGGGCGTATCCGAACGAGAAGGTGGTGCTCGATCCGGCGGCCCAGATGCGCGCCAATATCGCGCGCGCCAAGGCGGGCAGCGGCGCCACGGCACCGGATGAATTCACGGCGCTGGCCGCCGCGTTCGGCGAAGCGCTGGGAGCGCTGCCACGGCGCGACATCGTGGCCGGCCTCGAGTACCGCGAGCGCGCACTCGTCGTGCGCCTGAAGCCGGGCAGCGTCGACGGCACGGCGCTGCAGCAGATACAGGCGCAACTGGCGCCGCGTGGCGTGGCGGTGACGGAAACCGGGTCCGGAGTATGGCAATTGCGTGGGAGTGGCAAATCGTGA
- a CDS encoding S41 family peptidase: MGNKLKSIGLIGLGMVAGMAASMNFSALAQRIDAPLPLEELRQLSDVFGLIKSDYVENVDDKKLLQEAIAGMVSSLDPHSVYLDEKAFREMRESVQGKFVGIGIEVSTEDGYVKVVSPIEDTPAFKAGIRSGDLITRIDNVPLKGLSLEESIKKMRGEPRTKVVLTISRKGEDKPLIVPIVREEIRVQSVKAKVVEPGYVWLRISQFQEPTVEEMVKKLTAIYEKTPDVKGIVLDLRNDPGGVVPGAIGVSAAFLPKDSVVVSTNGQLADSKQTFYARPEYYAGRHPGDPLARLPAAVKTVPLVVLVNAGSASASEIVAGALQDYKRAIVMGSTTFGKGSVQTLRQLTADTAVKLTTARYYTPKGRAIQAKGIEPDVHVDETAEGDGLNSLRLREADLEKHLSGDDKESRPVRHDELEEEQRILALAKKQKPIEYGSKDDFQLAQALNHFKGLPVKLAKADTPAEKGAAEILVKPETKSDSGVKPQDKKAPPTEVK, from the coding sequence ATGGGTAACAAACTCAAGAGTATCGGCCTGATCGGCCTGGGCATGGTGGCCGGCATGGCCGCCTCGATGAACTTTTCGGCGCTGGCGCAGCGGATCGATGCACCGCTGCCGCTGGAGGAATTGCGCCAGCTGTCGGACGTGTTCGGCCTGATCAAGAGCGACTATGTCGAGAACGTGGACGACAAGAAGCTGCTGCAGGAAGCCATTGCCGGCATGGTGTCCTCGCTCGACCCGCATTCGGTGTACCTGGACGAGAAGGCCTTCCGCGAAATGCGCGAATCCGTGCAGGGCAAGTTCGTCGGTATCGGCATCGAGGTCTCCACCGAGGATGGCTATGTAAAGGTGGTCTCGCCGATCGAGGATACGCCCGCATTCAAGGCCGGCATCCGCTCGGGCGACCTGATCACCCGGATCGACAACGTGCCGCTGAAAGGCCTGTCGCTGGAAGAATCGATCAAGAAAATGCGTGGCGAGCCGCGCACCAAGGTCGTGCTGACGATTTCCCGCAAGGGCGAGGACAAGCCGCTGATCGTGCCCATCGTGCGCGAGGAAATCCGCGTGCAGAGCGTGAAGGCGAAAGTGGTGGAACCGGGCTATGTGTGGCTGCGCATCTCGCAGTTCCAGGAGCCGACCGTCGAGGAGATGGTCAAGAAGCTGACCGCCATCTACGAGAAGACGCCGGACGTGAAGGGCATCGTGCTCGACCTGCGCAACGACCCGGGCGGCGTGGTGCCGGGCGCGATCGGCGTGTCGGCGGCATTCCTGCCGAAGGATTCGGTGGTCGTCTCCACCAACGGCCAACTGGCCGACTCGAAGCAGACGTTCTATGCGCGGCCGGAATACTATGCGGGCCGTCACCCGGGCGACCCGCTGGCCAGGCTGCCGGCGGCCGTGAAGACGGTGCCGCTCGTGGTGCTCGTCAATGCCGGTTCGGCTTCCGCTTCGGAGATCGTGGCCGGCGCCCTGCAGGACTACAAGCGCGCCATCGTGATGGGCAGCACCACGTTCGGCAAGGGCTCGGTGCAGACGCTGCGCCAGCTCACCGCCGACACGGCCGTGAAGCTGACCACCGCGCGCTACTACACGCCGAAGGGCCGGGCAATCCAGGCCAAGGGCATCGAGCCGGACGTGCACGTGGACGAAACGGCCGAAGGCGACGGCTTGAACAGCCTGCGCCTGCGCGAGGCCGACCTGGAAAAGCACCTGTCCGGCGACGACAAGGAAAGCCGGCCGGTGCGGCACGACGAGCTGGAGGAAGAGCAGCGCATCCTGGCGCTGGCGAAGAAGCAGAAGCCGATCGAGTACGGCAGCAAGGACGATTTCCAGCTGGCGCAGGCGCTGAACCACTTCAAGGGCTTGCCCGTGAAGCTGGCCAAGGCCGACACGCCGGCCGAGAAGGGCGCCGCGGAAATCCTGGTCAAGCCGGAAACGAAGAGCGATAGCGGCGTGAAGCCGCAAGACAAGAAGGCGCCGCCCACGGAAGTGAAATGA